The Chryseobacterium sp. LJ668 genome segment CAATATGCAGACAGAACTGCCTAGCTTTTATGTAAGAAATGTAAAAGAAGGAACATACAGACAGCATTTACAGACTGTTTTTAATCATGATAACCACACCTTGGTTTTGACGGATAAAAAAACTCCTGCCAATGGTTCTAAAACCATAAAATCTGTAAAAGGCGTTCAGGATATGCTCTCTTGTTTCTATTTTTTAAGAAGCAAGACGACAGCAGAATTAAAAACCGGAACTGTTTTTAATATGAACGTTTGGATTGATGATGAGATGTTTCCATTTCAGCTAAAAGTCGTAGGAACAGAAAATTTAAAAACAAAATTCGGAACGATTAATGCGCTGAAAATTATTCCGTCTGTAAAAAGCGGAAGGGTTTTTAAACAAAAAGAAGGAGTGACGATGTGGGTTTCCAATGATGCCAATCACATTCCGTTGCTTCTAAAAGCCGAACTGGCAGTAGGATCGCTGAAAGCCAGCTTGGATGACTACAAAAATGTAAAATATCCTTTAAAGTTTACAAAATAGTTTTAATTCAGGAGGGCTGTAACAATATATTGTCAGAAGAAAAATAAAAGCCAAAGCAGAATTTGCTTTGGCTTTTTTCCTGCATCTATCACAGTACATTTTTTGCGGTGTGCTGATACCGGACTTATCACATGTGTTTTTAGAATCTTGTAATTTTTTTTTCATCTCAAGCGTCTCATACAGAGCCTTTCGGCTCTGAATTATGACACTTTAGTTTCATCAAGGTGTTTTATAAATGTTTATATCGGGAAATATCATCATTTATGGTTTTAGAATCAAATTTTGTTTTATTTAACAAATATGTTTAAATAACCATTTATATTGATACAAAAATACACAGATATAGATATATAATTTCTAAAAACACTTTAGATATATATCGCATCATCTGTAGATATTTATCGACAAACTATTGTACTTGATAATTTTACGGTTAAAAGTTGGAGGAATTTTTAAAAATTAGGAATCTTGAGCGTGATGAATGATTCTTCTTATTATAAAATCATTTATGATCTTTAATGAGTTCGATGAGTTCAACGATATTTTCAATCTTTAACTTATCAAACAACCGCTTTTTTTGAGTACTTACCGTATTCTGCTTGATGTTGAGTTTATTTGCAATTTCAAGATTTCCATACCCTTTCGCATACATTTCGGCGATCTGCATTTCTCTTTCTGTAAGGCGTGACAAAGGATTTAAGATATCACCGTTTCGCAACGAATTCATCAGCAAAGCCTGTACATCTGCTGAAATATATTCACCATCTCTAATCATCTTTTCTAAAGCATCTTTGATTTCGGATTCTTCGCTGAGTTTACTAAGAAAACCATTTGCACCTGCATTAATAAATTTAAGCGACTGTGCATATTCTGTACCTGTGAAAATAAGAATTTTAGTTTCCGGACTTATTTTTTTTATTTCTGGTAAAACACTGAAGCTGTTACCGTCAGGAAAATGAGCATCAATTATTGCTATGCTGATAGAATTCATTTTCATCAATTCTAGTGTCTGTTGCAGAGTAGATGCTTGAAAAACCTCATGATCTACATTCATTTCCTCAAGTAAAAACATAATCCCCTGTCTTATCAGACTGTGATCATCGGCAAGCAGAAATGTGACTGATGTTTGTTCAGAATAATTCATCTGTGAATCTTTAAATTGATCGTGAAAAACACATCAGTACCTTCATGCTGTTCACTTGAAACCGAAATATTTCCTGAATACAATTCTATAAGCTCTTTGCATAAGCTTAACCCAAGACCTGCACCCAAATTTTCTACCTCATTAGAAATAATTCCTTGATAATAAGGTTCAAATATTTTTTCTACATCCGATTTTGAAATCCCGACTCCTGTATCACTTATCTGTGTGATCAGCGCAATCGTATTTTCATCGGCAAGCTTTGCTGTAGTTGTAACAGTGATCTGCCCGTTTTCTGTAAATTTATTGGCGTTTCCTAGAATATTCATAAAAATCTGATTGATTTTAGTATTATCAGAAAAAATCATCAAATCCGGATCTATATTTTTATTAACTATGAATTTATTATTTCTAGTTTGGATGTAAGGTTCAATTGAATTTAGAATAGAATCTATTTCAGTATTAAGATTAAAAACAACGGGTATCAGTTTATTTTCTACATGCTGATTCTTTGTATATTCAAGAATCTGATTGGCTTGCATTAGTAGAGTATTATTGGTAAAGCTTATGGATTTCAGATATTCTTTGATGCTTTCATCAGTTGTTTTTTTATTAATTCTATTGATGAAAATACCTATAATTTTCAATGGCGATCTCAATTCGTGGCTAAGCATACCCAAAATCCTATTTTTAAAATTCAGGTTTTCACTGATTTGTTTATTGGCAGCATTCAATTTTCTTTCATATATGAAAGCAATTCTGGTAAAATACATGATTAAAATGGAGACGATGAACATCAAAACCATTAATCCCAATACCAGATATTTTCTGATTTTGTTGCTTTCAGAATTTTGGTCGGCATATTCTTTTTCCAGATCTGACTTAGAATCTTTAACTGCAAACTCGTAAATATTCATTAATCCATTGCTATATACCAATAATGAATTGAAGGTTGAATAAAATTTACTGTTGTCATTTTTATCTCTGTCTTTATTCTTCCCAACATTCACTCGAATTTTCTGCACTTCTTTAGTATAGTGCTTTGTGATTGACTTTATAATACTGTCAAATTCAGTTTTTATGGTGGGTACATCTAAGATTTTACCTCCTTTTACAGTGACCACAACGCTATCTTTTCTTACATTTTCCTTTCCTGCTATTGCATCACCTAAACGACCAAACAAACCTTTTTTCTTTAGCGTATCAGAATAAGTTTTTGTCTGAACTTCAAATTTATCAAAATTGTAATCGAAGTTATATTTTTTAAGCTTTGGTAAATCTTCGGGGATTTTTATATTTGATTTAGTAGAAAACTCATAGGTAGAATCTACTTTCAGTTTCAAATTTTTAGCATCTACAGCTTCACCCTTGTGTGATGCCAAAATAATTTTCAAATTTGGGTTCTGAAATTTGAAATTATTAATACTGTCCAGATTTTTTATCAGCTTATTAACAGAAATAAAATAAAATTTTAAGTACTCATCATTTTCACTTACTACATATTTCTGAAAATAATCCTGAGCATTGTTGAGTTCTTTTCTAGAGTCGTCAGTCAAATTTTCCAACCGGTGAACCTCACTTATCTGTTTTTCAATAAATTTTAGATTTCTATTATTGACAAACTCATTATAAAAAAATCCAGCTATGATACACTGTATTAGTAAAATGCAAATAATAAGAGAATATTGCACAACTTTTCTCAATCTAAAACTCATTGATTTTCTAATCATTCTTGTGTGTAATTATAGTATAAATTTAATAAAAAATCCTGTAAAAAATTAATTTACAGGATTTGAATTTATTTTAATTATAAATTGATTATAATGACTTAAATTGTTCTAGTGTTCTAATGTCATTTTCGAAGAACATTCTGATGTCGCTCATTTGGTAAAGAAGCATTGTAATTCTTTCAATACCCATTCCAAAAGCATAGCCTGAATATTTCTCAGAATCTATATTTACGTTTTTCAAAACTGCAGGATCTACCATTCCGCAACCCATAATTTCTAACCAACCTGTTCCTTTTGTGATTCTGTAATCTGTTTCAGAGTTTAATCCCCAGTATACATCAATCTCTGCACTTGGTTCTGTAAAAGGAAAATACGAAGGTCGCATTCTAATTTTAGATTTTCCGAAAAGTTCTGTTGTAAAAAACTGAATGGTCTGTTTTAAATCTGCAAAGCTTACATTCTCATCGATATATAAACCTTCAATCTGATGAAAGATACAGTGTGAGCGTGACGAGACCGCTTCATTTCTAAAAACCCTTCCCGGAGACAAAATTCTTATCGGCGGCTGATTTTCTTCCATATAACGGATCTGAACAGACGAAGTATGTGTTCTTAGAAGAATATCGGGGTTCTGCTCAATAAAAAAAGTATCCTGCATATCTCTTGCCGGGTGATATTCTGGTAAATTAAGTGCCGTAAAATTATGCCAATCGTCTTCAATCTCCGGCCCGTCTGCCACAGCGAACCCAATAGATTTAAAAATATCTATAATCCTGTTTTTCACTAAATTGATAGGATGTCTAGAACCCAGTTCTGAAGGAAAGGCCGGTTTTGTAAGATCTTCTTTCTCGAGGATAACAGAAGATTCAGCTGAACTTTTAAAGCCCTCCAATTTGGCAGCAACAGCTTGTTTCAAAGAATTGATTTTTTGTCCGAAATCTTTTTTCTGGTCGTTCGGAACAGTTTTTAATGATTCATAGAAATCATTCAGTACTCCTTTTTTACCGTTATACTTGATTCTGAAGTTCTCTATCTCATCTTTGGATGTTGCGCTGAAGCTCTGTACTTCGATGAGTAATTCTTCTATCTTTTCTGTCATTATATTAACCCTTTCAAAAAATGTAACTGCAAAAATAAGGTTTTCAGTTTAAAAAGTTTTTAATTATCATAAAAAATCTGCCTTTTCACAAAAACAGACTTTAATTAAAAAATTATTTCTTTTCCAAAGCTTTCATATTGATCTGAAGACTGACCTCATCTTTTATAACGCCATTTTCTGCAGGACTTTGGAATCTCACGCCAAATTCTTCTCTTTTTATATCTTTTGGTTCGGTTGCAATACTCACAACTCCATCATTTACAGAAACATTTGCTTTGAACTGAACAGGTTTTGTAATACCTTTTACCGTTAAATTACCATCCAATATTGTATTATAATCGCCTTGATCAGACGGAGTCACTTTTGTAATTTCGTAGGAGGCAGTTGGAAATTTTTCTGTTTCAAAGAAATCTCCGCTTTTTAAATGTCCATTTAGTTTATCCAACTGATCTGCATCATCCTGTAAATCTACAGAGGTAAGAGAATTCATATCCACTACGAATTGTCCGCTTTCCAATTGCCCATCTTTTACTGTAACATCACCGCTTTCAAAAGTAATGGTTCCGAAATGACTCGTATTTTCAGACTTGAAAACTTTATAACCCTTCCACTCCACTCTGCTGTTTAAAGTATCAACAACATATTTATTGCCGTCTTTTGTCGTAGCCACTTGGTTTCCTTCATTTATCAACGGTTTTTCTTTTTGACATGAGATAACTACAGCTGCAGCAAAAAGTGCAGGAATAGCCAGAGAGAATAATTTTCTTTGCATTATCATAAAATTTAAGTCTTTGCTAAATTACTAAAAATATGCCAGTGTTTTCTAAAACCGTATTTTTGTACAATGCTACTAGAGATAAACAACTTACATTTTTCACATACCAAAGAACAGCCCTTGTTCCGAAATTTTAACCTCAAACTTGAAGAGGGGAAAATACTGGCGTTGGCAGGCGAAAGCGGCTGTGGAAAATCCACCTTATTGAGCCTTGTATATGGGCTTTTAAACTGGGAACAGGGTGAAATTTTGTTTGAAGACAGAAAACTGATGGGACCTAAAGGAAACCTCGTTCCGGGAGAAGCTGAAATGAAATTTGTGGCACAGAGTTTTGACCTGATGCCTTATGCGACAGTAGCTGACAATGTGGGAAAATTTATTTCTAATATTAATTTAGCTAAGAAAAAAGAAACCGTAAACGAGCTTTTAGAGGTTGTAGGATTGGTAGAATCGGCTAATGCACTTCCTAAAAATCTGAGTGGCGGACAACAGCAAAGAGTTGCCATCGCAAGAGCACTTTCTGTTTTACCAAAATTACTTTTGCTGGATGAGCCTTTCAGCCATCTCGATTACGCCCGGAAAATCGAACTTCGGGAAAAGCTTTTCAGGTATGTGAAAGAAAAAAATATTTCACTGATCATTTCTACCCACGAACTGCAGGACATTATCCCGTGGCTTGACCAGATTGTTATTCTTGAAAACGGAAGACTTATACAGAATGACAACCCGGAAGAAACCTATAAAAACCCTTATAATACTTATGTAGCAAAACTTTTTGGAGAGGTCAATATCTTTACTGAATCTGAAATGAGCGATTTTGGAATTTCAAACTTTGCTTATTATCCAAATCAGATACACATTTCTGAAAATGGTTTTAATGCTGAGGTCATGGAAAGCAGGTTTGCAGGAAATCATTACTGGAATAAAATTATTTCTAACAATAAAGAACTGATTATGCATACCAACGAAAAGATTGGTGGCACACTGAAAATTTCTTTCAAATAACAACAATTTTTAGCATGCTTAATGTTAGTATGTGGATAAATTATAATGATTTATCTAGCTGATTATCAATAATATTAATACATTTGAGTCAGCAACAACATAAGGAAACTTTTGGCTCAATTCTCTTCCGCCATATAGACTGAAATTAGCTTTCTCCAGCAATGAAGCCTTTGGAAGAGTACACTGTCCAATCTTTTCCTTTTTTTATGCAAAAAATGCGTCCGAATTCGAACGCATTATATAGTATTAAAGAAAAAATTCTTAAGCCTTTTTCACAAATTCAGATTTTAAAGCCATTGATCCGAAACCATCAATTTTACAATCAATATTATGGTCGCTGTCTGGTCGCAACCGGATATTTTTCACTTTAGTTCCCGCTTTTACAGGTTTCGGAGCACCTTTTACAGGAAGATCTTTTACTACAACTACAGAATCTCCGTCTTGCAACTCATTCCCGTTAGCATCTAAAATTTTCCCAGAATTGTCAGTTTCTGCCGCATTTTCTTTAGGATTCCACTCATAAAAGCACTGCGAGCAAACCATCAAATCATCTTGCTCATAGGTAAATTCTGAATTGCATTTCGGACAAACTAAAGCCTCACTCATATGTTTAATTTTTGCAAAGGTAATTTTTTTGAGTTAGAAGTTAGAAGTTAGAAGTTAGAAGTTAGGCAAAGTTAAAAATACTATATTTAATGTAAGCTCAAATTGAATTTAACTCAAAATTATTAACCTAAAACTCTCAACTTAAATTCGTATTTTTGCAAGTTCAAACAGCATACTGCAACAATGGAATTAATACACAGAAACTTGGCCATCGGAATTCACGATGCTCTACAAGAAACCTTTTTTGAGAAAAATAAATACGCCGACAAAGTAATTGAAAGACTTTTAAAGGCTCACAGAAAGTGGGGAAGCCAGGACAGAGCAGTTGTTTCAGAGATTTTCTACAATATCATTCGTTGGAAAAGACGACTTGAATATTATATGGGTGAAAGCGTAAAACCTGATAACATTTACAAATTAATTGTTGCTTACTGTCTGTACAGCAAAACCAATTACAAAAGATTTGAAGAGTTTGAAGGCATCAAAATCGCTGACATTACGACCAAATTGAAAAAAGGAACGGTTCCTACAAAATCTATAGAATATTCAATTCCTGAATGGCTGGCTGAAACTTTAGAAAAAGAAT includes the following:
- a CDS encoding DUF3108 domain-containing protein, translating into MRKLFNIIAIFVFFLGQSQITNITDGESLTLRIHYGFLNAGSANLTAKKSAYKGVPHLYVKGTGQTTGAVKAFFKVEDVYESYINMQTELPSFYVRNVKEGTYRQHLQTVFNHDNHTLVLTDKKTPANGSKTIKSVKGVQDMLSCFYFLRSKTTAELKTGTVFNMNVWIDDEMFPFQLKVVGTENLKTKFGTINALKIIPSVKSGRVFKQKEGVTMWVSNDANHIPLLLKAELAVGSLKASLDDYKNVKYPLKFTK
- a CDS encoding response regulator; this encodes MNYSEQTSVTFLLADDHSLIRQGIMFLLEEMNVDHEVFQASTLQQTLELMKMNSISIAIIDAHFPDGNSFSVLPEIKKISPETKILIFTGTEYAQSLKFINAGANGFLSKLSEESEIKDALEKMIRDGEYISADVQALLMNSLRNGDILNPLSRLTEREMQIAEMYAKGYGNLEIANKLNIKQNTVSTQKKRLFDKLKIENIVELIELIKDHK
- a CDS encoding sensor histidine kinase, which codes for MTDDSRKELNNAQDYFQKYVVSENDEYLKFYFISVNKLIKNLDSINNFKFQNPNLKIILASHKGEAVDAKNLKLKVDSTYEFSTKSNIKIPEDLPKLKKYNFDYNFDKFEVQTKTYSDTLKKKGLFGRLGDAIAGKENVRKDSVVVTVKGGKILDVPTIKTEFDSIIKSITKHYTKEVQKIRVNVGKNKDRDKNDNSKFYSTFNSLLVYSNGLMNIYEFAVKDSKSDLEKEYADQNSESNKIRKYLVLGLMVLMFIVSILIMYFTRIAFIYERKLNAANKQISENLNFKNRILGMLSHELRSPLKIIGIFINRINKKTTDESIKEYLKSISFTNNTLLMQANQILEYTKNQHVENKLIPVVFNLNTEIDSILNSIEPYIQTRNNKFIVNKNIDPDLMIFSDNTKINQIFMNILGNANKFTENGQITVTTTAKLADENTIALITQISDTGVGISKSDVEKIFEPYYQGIISNEVENLGAGLGLSLCKELIELYSGNISVSSEQHEGTDVFFTINLKIHR
- the pheS gene encoding phenylalanine--tRNA ligase subunit alpha, coding for MTEKIEELLIEVQSFSATSKDEIENFRIKYNGKKGVLNDFYESLKTVPNDQKKDFGQKINSLKQAVAAKLEGFKSSAESSVILEKEDLTKPAFPSELGSRHPINLVKNRIIDIFKSIGFAVADGPEIEDDWHNFTALNLPEYHPARDMQDTFFIEQNPDILLRTHTSSVQIRYMEENQPPIRILSPGRVFRNEAVSSRSHCIFHQIEGLYIDENVSFADLKQTIQFFTTELFGKSKIRMRPSYFPFTEPSAEIDVYWGLNSETDYRITKGTGWLEIMGCGMVDPAVLKNVNIDSEKYSGYAFGMGIERITMLLYQMSDIRMFFENDIRTLEQFKSL
- a CDS encoding YceI family protein — encoded protein: MQRKLFSLAIPALFAAAVVISCQKEKPLINEGNQVATTKDGNKYVVDTLNSRVEWKGYKVFKSENTSHFGTITFESGDVTVKDGQLESGQFVVDMNSLTSVDLQDDADQLDKLNGHLKSGDFFETEKFPTASYEITKVTPSDQGDYNTILDGNLTVKGITKPVQFKANVSVNDGVVSIATEPKDIKREEFGVRFQSPAENGVIKDEVSLQINMKALEKK
- a CDS encoding sulfate/molybdate ABC transporter ATP-binding protein; translation: MLLEINNLHFSHTKEQPLFRNFNLKLEEGKILALAGESGCGKSTLLSLVYGLLNWEQGEILFEDRKLMGPKGNLVPGEAEMKFVAQSFDLMPYATVADNVGKFISNINLAKKKETVNELLEVVGLVESANALPKNLSGGQQQRVAIARALSVLPKLLLLDEPFSHLDYARKIELREKLFRYVKEKNISLIISTHELQDIIPWLDQIVILENGRLIQNDNPEETYKNPYNTYVAKLFGEVNIFTESEMSDFGISNFAYYPNQIHISENGFNAEVMESRFAGNHYWNKIISNNKELIMHTNEKIGGTLKISFK
- a CDS encoding zinc ribbon domain-containing protein YjdM, yielding MSEALVCPKCNSEFTYEQDDLMVCSQCFYEWNPKENAAETDNSGKILDANGNELQDGDSVVVVKDLPVKGAPKPVKAGTKVKNIRLRPDSDHNIDCKIDGFGSMALKSEFVKKA